In the genome of Polaribacter sp. MED152, one region contains:
- the ytxJ gene encoding bacillithiol system redox-active protein YtxJ, whose amino-acid sequence MGLFNNMFGGNDKGNSKPEKKSHLNWIPLTDLNQLEEIKHLSKTEPVLIFKHSTRCGISSMVIKQFEKLFKEEHENLKVYYLDLLRYRIISDEVGYTFQVMHQSPQLIVVKNEVSVFNASHYDITLTDLTKFV is encoded by the coding sequence ATGGGTTTATTTAATAATATGTTTGGAGGTAATGATAAAGGTAATTCTAAACCTGAAAAAAAGTCACATTTAAATTGGATTCCTTTAACTGATTTGAATCAATTAGAAGAAATTAAGCACCTTTCTAAAACAGAACCAGTTTTAATATTTAAGCATTCTACTAGATGTGGAATTAGTAGTATGGTTATTAAGCAATTTGAAAAGCTTTTTAAAGAGGAACATGAAAATTTGAAGGTCTACTATTTAGATTTATTAAGATATCGAATCATTTCTGATGAAGTTGGTTATACGTTTCAAGTTATGCATCAATCACCACAACTAATTGTGGTTAAAAATGAAGTTTCTGTATTTAATGCCTCTCATTATGACATTACTTTAACAGATTTAACCAAATTTGTATAG